A region from the Mycobacterium heidelbergense genome encodes:
- a CDS encoding pseudouridine synthase: protein MVEPQGIRLQKVLSQAGIASRRAAEKLIVDGRVEVDGHVVTELGTRVDPDVSVIRVDGARVAVDDSLVYLALNKPRGMHSTMSDGRGRPCIGDLIERRVRGNKKLFHVGRLDADTEGLILLTNDGELAHRLMHPSHEVPKTYLATVTGSVPRGLGKKLRAGIELDDGPARVDDFAVVDAIPGKTLVRLTLHEGRNRIVRRLLAAAGFPVEALVRTDIGAVSLGEQRPGSIRALRRDEIGQLYKAVGL from the coding sequence ATGGTCGAACCCCAGGGGATCCGCCTGCAAAAAGTGTTGTCCCAGGCCGGAATCGCGTCGCGGCGGGCCGCCGAGAAGTTGATCGTCGACGGCCGCGTCGAGGTGGACGGACACGTGGTGACCGAGCTGGGCACCCGCGTCGACCCGGACGTATCGGTGATCCGCGTCGACGGGGCCAGGGTCGCCGTCGACGACTCGCTGGTGTATCTGGCGCTGAACAAGCCGCGCGGCATGCACTCGACCATGTCCGACGGTCGCGGCCGGCCGTGCATCGGCGACCTGATCGAACGCCGGGTGCGGGGCAACAAGAAACTGTTTCACGTCGGGCGGTTGGACGCCGACACGGAGGGGCTGATCCTGCTGACCAACGACGGCGAGCTGGCACACCGGTTGATGCACCCCTCCCACGAGGTGCCCAAGACGTATCTGGCGACGGTCACCGGGTCGGTGCCGCGCGGGCTGGGCAAGAAGCTGCGGGCCGGGATCGAGTTGGACGACGGGCCGGCGCGGGTCGACGATTTCGCGGTGGTAGACGCCATTCCTGGTAAGACGTTGGTGCGCTTGACGTTACACGAGGGGCGCAATCGCATCGTGCGCCGGCTGCTGGCGGCCGCGGGGTTTCCGGTGGAGGCGCTGGTGCGCACAGATATCGGTGCGGTGTCGTTGGGGGAGCAGCGCCCGGGCAGCATCCGGGCGCTGCGCCGCGACGAGATCGGGCAGCTGTACAAGGCGGTGGGCCTGTGA
- a CDS encoding type II toxin-antitoxin system RelE/ParE family toxin: MSFGLRRSFDLGHELLRVQLGLMPNNYKPMPDIGAGTYEIRVSDPDGIARLMYVAKFRETVYVLHVFEKKTQRTPQKDIEKAKRRYKEAKGG, translated from the coding sequence GTGAGCTTCGGGCTGCGACGCAGCTTTGATCTTGGTCACGAGCTACTTCGAGTCCAGCTCGGGCTGATGCCGAACAACTACAAACCCATGCCTGACATTGGTGCAGGCACTTATGAGATTCGAGTGTCCGATCCGGACGGCATCGCTCGCCTTATGTATGTCGCGAAGTTTCGGGAGACCGTTTACGTCCTGCACGTCTTTGAGAAGAAGACACAACGAACCCCGCAGAAAGACATCGAGAAGGCTAAACGGCGATATAAGGAGGCAAAAGGTGGCTAA
- a CDS encoding alpha/beta fold hydrolase has protein sequence MTTSFSLRAELKGVEVAPGVTLRYWEAGAGRVLMMLPGLGHAASLYKHQLEGLCDEFRVIALDPRGHGESDKPEHGYTYSTLAKDLDGFLRALDLNDVTILGHSGSCKIILTYLELYGDSRLRAIVFSDDSPCHLRDGIFSADQALAAIDALEGPDAITFSKGFSDQFLTDDAEESAKEAFYCEGLKLPRPYMAKLFRWAAFGDWWDAYALVKVPTLVIGGRASKVPVKITQGIHEAVPGSSFVVFEADEGGGHAMFWEGPQKYNDSLRTFMRPS, from the coding sequence GTGACCACATCGTTCTCATTGCGGGCTGAATTAAAGGGCGTCGAGGTCGCACCGGGGGTGACTTTGCGCTACTGGGAGGCCGGCGCGGGCCGGGTGCTGATGATGTTGCCCGGACTCGGTCATGCCGCGTCGCTGTACAAGCATCAGCTTGAAGGACTGTGCGACGAGTTCCGGGTGATTGCTCTCGATCCCCGTGGTCATGGCGAGTCGGACAAACCCGAGCACGGCTACACCTACTCTACGTTGGCCAAAGACCTCGACGGATTTCTCCGCGCACTCGACCTCAACGACGTGACGATCCTCGGCCATTCCGGTAGCTGCAAAATCATTTTGACCTACCTCGAGCTTTACGGTGATTCTCGACTGCGGGCGATTGTCTTCTCCGACGATTCGCCCTGCCACCTGCGTGACGGAATCTTCAGTGCGGACCAGGCATTGGCCGCGATTGACGCCCTTGAAGGTCCCGATGCCATCACCTTCTCCAAGGGTTTTAGCGACCAATTCCTCACCGACGACGCGGAGGAGTCGGCGAAGGAGGCCTTCTACTGTGAGGGGCTCAAGCTCCCTCGCCCGTACATGGCCAAACTTTTTCGCTGGGCCGCCTTCGGTGATTGGTGGGATGCGTATGCGTTGGTCAAGGTGCCCACCCTGGTCATTGGCGGACGCGCGTCGAAGGTACCCGTGAAAATCACGCAAGGGATCCACGAGGCCGTTCCGGGCTCTTCCTTCGTCGTTTTCGAAGCTGACGAAGGTGGGGGCCACGCGATGTTCTGGGAAGGTCCGCAGAAGTACAACGACTCACTGCGCACATTCATGAGGCCCTCCTAG
- a CDS encoding segregation/condensation protein A has protein sequence MNPQLTSEAPQQNGFSTGFQVRLTNFEGPFDLLLQLIFAHRLDVTEVALHQVTDDFIAYTRQIGPELSLEETTAFLVVAATLLDLKAARLLPAGQVDDEEDLALLEVRDLLFARLLQYRAFKHVAEMFAELEAAALRSYPRAVSLEDRFTDLLPEVMLGVDAQRFAEIAAVAFTPRRVPTVDTGHLHEVKVSVPEQAEKLLAILEARGSGRWATFSELVADCQAPMEVVGRFLALLELYRTRTVAFDQSEPLGVLQISWTGERPVEVRDE, from the coding sequence GTGAACCCCCAGCTGACGAGTGAGGCGCCACAGCAGAACGGCTTCTCGACCGGTTTCCAAGTTCGCCTAACCAACTTCGAGGGGCCGTTCGATCTGCTGCTGCAGCTGATCTTCGCGCACCGCCTCGACGTCACCGAGGTGGCGCTGCACCAAGTCACCGACGACTTCATCGCCTACACCCGCCAGATCGGTCCCGAGCTGAGCCTGGAGGAGACCACGGCTTTCCTGGTGGTCGCCGCGACGCTGCTGGACCTCAAGGCCGCGCGGCTGCTGCCGGCCGGACAGGTCGACGACGAGGAGGACCTGGCGCTGCTGGAGGTGCGCGACCTGCTGTTCGCCCGGCTGCTGCAGTACCGGGCGTTCAAGCACGTCGCGGAGATGTTCGCCGAGCTGGAGGCCGCCGCGCTGCGCAGCTATCCGCGCGCGGTGTCGCTGGAGGACCGGTTCACCGACCTGCTCCCCGAGGTGATGCTCGGCGTCGACGCGCAACGGTTCGCCGAGATCGCCGCGGTCGCCTTCACCCCCCGCCGGGTCCCGACGGTGGACACCGGGCACCTGCATGAGGTGAAGGTCTCGGTTCCCGAGCAGGCCGAGAAACTGCTGGCCATCCTGGAAGCGCGGGGCAGCGGCCGCTGGGCGACGTTTTCCGAGCTCGTCGCGGACTGTCAGGCGCCGATGGAGGTCGTCGGGCGCTTCCTGGCGCTGCTCGAACTGTATCGGACCCGGACGGTAGCATTCGACCAGTCAGAGCCGCTTGGCGTGCTCCAAATTTCGTGGACCGGGGAACGTCCGGTAGAAGTGCGGGACGAATGA
- a CDS encoding pyridoxamine 5'-phosphate oxidase family protein: MNKQELARELAHPGAQKLLSGSMARLAYNGHDGFPRVIPVGFYWTGERIVVSTAPTSPKARALSARPEVALTIDTGTTPGEAKALLVRGLATLETVDGVTEEYLAAARRSMDEPQLAEFERNVRSTYQQMVRISIEPQWARFYDFDAGRLPAFLTNLLKEG; this comes from the coding sequence ATGAACAAGCAGGAGTTGGCTCGAGAGCTCGCCCACCCCGGTGCCCAGAAGCTACTCTCCGGCTCCATGGCCCGGCTCGCCTACAACGGACACGATGGCTTCCCGCGGGTCATCCCCGTCGGGTTCTACTGGACCGGCGAACGCATCGTTGTCTCCACGGCACCGACCTCCCCGAAAGCCCGCGCGCTTTCGGCCCGCCCGGAAGTCGCACTGACGATCGACACCGGCACCACGCCGGGAGAGGCGAAGGCCCTCTTGGTGCGTGGCCTCGCCACACTGGAAACCGTCGACGGCGTCACCGAGGAGTACCTCGCGGCAGCGAGGAGGTCAATGGACGAACCTCAACTTGCCGAATTCGAACGCAACGTGCGGTCGACGTATCAGCAGATGGTGCGCATCTCGATCGAGCCGCAATGGGCGCGGTTTTATGACTTTGACGCTGGCCGGTTACCCGCTTTCCTCACGAACCTCCTCAAGGAGGGTTAG
- a CDS encoding cyclopropane mycolic acid synthase family methyltransferase, with protein MTDELTPHFEDVQAHYDLSDDFFRLFLDRTQMYTCAYWLGGEDMTLEQAQIAKIDLSLSKLGLQPGMTLLDLGCGWGAAMMRAIEKYDVNVVGLTLSKNQVAHVEQLFAASDSPRSKRVLLEGWERFHDPVDRIVAIGPLEHVGYDRYTAFFERAYELLPAGGTFLLHTITVLSEKEIIASGLPLTPAIVEFSDFMKTEIFPGGYLPTIDMVKEFSAKAGFKLKRRQSLQRHYAKTLDVWAAGLESHKDEAIAIQSEEIYEMYMRYLTGCANLFHKGYIDLNQFTLQKR; from the coding sequence ATGACCGACGAGCTGACGCCGCATTTCGAGGACGTGCAGGCGCACTACGATCTATCCGACGACTTCTTCCGCCTGTTCCTCGATCGCACCCAGATGTACACGTGCGCCTATTGGCTTGGCGGCGAGGACATGACCCTCGAACAGGCGCAGATCGCCAAGATCGACCTCTCGCTGAGCAAGCTGGGCCTGCAGCCGGGCATGACACTGCTGGACCTCGGTTGCGGCTGGGGCGCTGCCATGATGCGAGCCATCGAGAAATATGACGTCAACGTCGTCGGCTTGACGCTGTCCAAGAACCAAGTTGCCCACGTCGAGCAGCTGTTCGCGGCGTCGGATAGCCCGCGTTCCAAGCGGGTGCTGCTCGAGGGCTGGGAACGCTTCCACGATCCGGTGGACCGGATCGTGGCGATCGGCCCGCTCGAGCATGTCGGCTACGACCGTTACACCGCTTTCTTCGAGAGGGCGTATGAGCTGTTGCCGGCCGGCGGCACGTTCTTGCTGCACACGATCACCGTCCTCTCGGAGAAGGAAATCATCGCGTCGGGATTGCCGCTGACTCCGGCGATAGTCGAATTCAGCGACTTCATGAAAACTGAAATCTTCCCCGGCGGCTATCTGCCGACCATCGATATGGTGAAGGAGTTCTCGGCGAAGGCCGGCTTCAAGCTGAAGCGTCGCCAGTCGCTGCAGCGGCATTACGCAAAGACTTTGGACGTCTGGGCCGCGGGCCTCGAGTCGCATAAGGACGAGGCCATCGCGATTCAGTCCGAAGAGATCTACGAGATGTACATGCGCTATCTCACCGGCTGCGCGAATCTCTTCCACAAGGGCTACATCGACCTCAACCAATTCACTTTGCAGAAGCGGTGA
- a CDS encoding group I intron-associated PD-(D/E)XK endonuclease: MMRPERANLARAGSLMAAAWFELCGRSVSWPLEPCRYDLLVWTGAAAQRIQVKTTTVKQGGAWTAWISNSGKERATYGPDEIDYFFVIDGDFGYYLIPVAAVGGLTAIRLAAYSEYRLLAAAPVDDDLPDCVNAASAPAFRGPAR, from the coding sequence ATGATGCGTCCGGAACGCGCCAATCTGGCCAGAGCGGGCTCGCTCATGGCAGCGGCATGGTTCGAGCTGTGTGGCCGTTCCGTCTCCTGGCCGCTTGAGCCGTGCCGCTACGACCTCCTGGTTTGGACTGGCGCCGCAGCCCAACGCATCCAAGTCAAGACGACCACGGTGAAGCAAGGGGGCGCGTGGACCGCATGGATTTCCAATTCCGGCAAGGAACGCGCGACATATGGCCCGGACGAGATCGACTACTTCTTCGTTATCGACGGTGACTTCGGCTACTACCTGATCCCCGTAGCGGCCGTCGGCGGTCTGACGGCGATCCGGCTCGCGGCGTATTCGGAGTACCGGCTGCTCGCCGCTGCACCGGTCGACGACGACCTACCCGACTGCGTTAACGCCGCTTCGGCCCCCGCTTTTCGCGGACCCGCACGTTGA
- the scpB gene encoding SMC-Scp complex subunit ScpB — translation MTESEPEEPDVDLGIEIAEAAPMDAGELGAVLEALLLVVDTPVTVEALAAATQQPVYRIAARLRQMADDLTERDSGIDLRQTSEGWRLYTRARFAPYVEKLLLDGARSKLTRAALETLAVVAYRQPVTRARVSAVRGVNVDAVMRTLLARGLITEAGVDGDTGATTFATTGLFLERLGLQSLAELPDIAPLLPDVDTIEDLSESLDSEPRFIKLAGGPPSEQALSFDVDQD, via the coding sequence ATGACCGAATCCGAGCCCGAAGAGCCCGATGTCGACCTGGGTATCGAGATCGCCGAGGCGGCGCCGATGGACGCCGGCGAGCTCGGCGCGGTGCTGGAGGCGCTGCTGCTGGTGGTGGATACCCCGGTGACGGTGGAGGCGCTGGCCGCGGCGACGCAGCAGCCCGTGTACCGGATCGCCGCCAGGCTGCGACAGATGGCCGACGACCTCACCGAGCGCGACAGCGGCATCGACCTGCGTCAGACCAGCGAGGGCTGGCGGCTGTACACCCGCGCCCGGTTCGCGCCCTACGTGGAAAAGCTGCTGCTGGACGGGGCGCGGTCCAAGCTCACCCGGGCCGCGCTGGAAACGCTGGCCGTGGTAGCCTACCGGCAGCCGGTGACGCGTGCGCGCGTGAGCGCCGTCCGCGGCGTCAACGTCGACGCTGTCATGCGCACCCTGCTGGCGCGCGGACTGATCACCGAAGCCGGGGTCGACGGCGACACCGGCGCGACGACGTTCGCCACCACCGGGCTGTTTCTGGAGCGCCTGGGGTTGCAGTCGCTGGCCGAGCTTCCCGATATCGCACCGTTGCTTCCCGACGTCGACACGATCGAGGACCTGAGCGAATCCCTGGACAGCGAGCCACGTTTCATCAAACTCGCGGGCGGCCCGCCGTCCGAACAAGCGCTGTCGTTCGACGTGGACCAGGATTGA
- a CDS encoding biotin carboxylase encodes MIVAVGGESQPRRVLNGLSDIRAFFHTNKVPLYFISPTPFNLLGVDRWIRNFFYLTYFDSFEGTHSRVFVPRRRDRRDFDSMDEVCSHLLSDPETLDFIGGKGPGGKCCFVMMNEEIQALARQAGLEVMHPPIELRQRLGSKIVMTRLANEAGVPSVPNVIGRAGSYDELLALAQDAGLGDDLVISIAFGNAGSGTFFVHGQGDWDKCARDLVGQELKVMKRIRNVEVCLEGAVTRHGTVIGPAMTSLVGYSELTPHRGSWCGNDIWREVLPPAQTRAAREMVGKLGDVMRREGYRGYFEVDLLHDLDSNELYLGEVNPRLSGASPMTNLTTEAYADMPLFLFHLLEYMDVDYELDIDEINARWERGYGEDEVWGQVIITETSPDLEIFTATPRTGVWRIDDDGRVSFARSANDWATLLDGSEAFYMRVAAPGDLRSEGAQLGVLVTRSHLQTDDYRLTDRCQRWVKGMKAKFTSTPLAPAAPIVSRLVARA; translated from the coding sequence GTGATCGTGGCCGTCGGGGGGGAGTCCCAGCCGCGTCGCGTGCTGAATGGCCTCTCGGACATACGCGCGTTCTTTCACACGAACAAGGTGCCGCTGTACTTCATCTCGCCGACCCCGTTCAACCTGCTAGGCGTCGACCGCTGGATACGAAACTTCTTCTACCTCACGTACTTTGACTCTTTCGAAGGCACGCACTCTCGCGTGTTCGTGCCCCGGCGACGCGACCGCCGTGATTTCGACTCCATGGACGAGGTGTGCAGCCATCTCTTGTCCGATCCCGAGACACTCGACTTCATCGGGGGCAAAGGTCCCGGTGGCAAGTGCTGCTTTGTGATGATGAACGAGGAAATCCAGGCCCTGGCGCGGCAGGCGGGTCTTGAGGTCATGCACCCGCCCATTGAGTTGCGTCAGCGCCTGGGCTCCAAGATCGTCATGACGCGCCTGGCCAACGAGGCGGGGGTACCGAGCGTGCCCAATGTGATCGGGCGGGCCGGCTCCTACGACGAACTGCTGGCGCTCGCACAAGACGCCGGATTAGGAGATGACCTCGTCATCTCGATCGCCTTTGGCAACGCCGGCAGCGGGACGTTCTTTGTGCACGGTCAGGGCGACTGGGACAAGTGCGCCCGTGACCTGGTCGGGCAGGAACTCAAGGTGATGAAGCGCATTCGCAATGTGGAGGTGTGCCTCGAGGGTGCCGTGACACGTCACGGCACCGTGATCGGCCCCGCGATGACCAGTCTCGTCGGCTATTCGGAGCTGACTCCGCACCGGGGCAGCTGGTGCGGCAATGACATCTGGCGCGAAGTGCTGCCGCCCGCACAGACGCGCGCCGCGCGAGAAATGGTGGGAAAGCTGGGCGACGTCATGCGCCGCGAGGGTTACCGCGGCTACTTCGAGGTGGACCTGCTGCATGACCTCGACTCCAACGAGCTTTACCTCGGCGAGGTGAATCCGCGCCTGAGTGGCGCTAGCCCGATGACGAACCTGACCACCGAGGCCTACGCCGACATGCCGCTGTTTCTCTTTCACCTGCTCGAGTACATGGACGTGGACTACGAGCTCGACATCGACGAGATCAACGCGCGCTGGGAGCGCGGCTATGGCGAGGACGAGGTCTGGGGCCAAGTGATCATCACGGAGACGTCGCCGGATCTCGAGATCTTCACCGCGACGCCGCGCACCGGGGTCTGGCGCATCGACGACGACGGGCGTGTCTCCTTTGCACGGTCCGCCAACGACTGGGCCACACTGCTCGACGGGTCCGAGGCTTTTTACATGCGGGTCGCGGCGCCCGGCGACTTACGTTCCGAGGGCGCCCAACTCGGCGTGCTCGTCACTCGCTCACACCTGCAGACCGACGACTACCGGCTCACCGACCGCTGCCAACGCTGGGTCAAAGGCATGAAGGCGAAGTTCACCTCAACACCCCTGGCGCCCGCCGCGCCGATCGTCTCGCGGCTCGTCGCACGAGCGTGA
- the der gene encoding ribosome biogenesis GTPase Der has translation MTKGTWSDESDWETVDSDFELAEDAGPAPVVAIVGRPNVGKSTLVNRILGRREAVVQDVPGVTRDRVSYEALWTGRRFVVQDTGGWEPDAKGLQRLVAEQASVAMRTADAVVLVVDATVGATAADEAAARILLRSGKPVFLAANKVDNDKAEADAAALWSLGLGEPHAISAMHGRGVADLLDAVLAAMPVVSEAAPAPGGPRRVALVGKPNVGKSSLLNKLAGDQRSVVHEVAGTTVDPVDSLIELGGRVWRFVDTAGLRRKVGQASGHEFYASVRTHSAIDAAEVVIVLIDASEPLTEQDQRVLSMVIEAGRALVLAFNKWDLVDEDRRELLEREIDRELTQLRWAQRVNVSAKTGRAVQKLVPAMETALASWDTRIATGPLNSWLKEVVAATPPPVRGGKQPRILFATQATARPPTFVLFTTGFLEAGYRRFLERRLRETFGFEGSPIRINVRVREKRGPKRR, from the coding sequence GTGACCAAGGGCACGTGGAGCGACGAAAGCGACTGGGAGACCGTCGATTCCGACTTTGAGCTAGCGGAGGACGCTGGCCCCGCGCCCGTGGTGGCGATCGTGGGCCGGCCCAACGTCGGAAAGTCGACGTTGGTCAACCGCATCCTGGGCCGGCGTGAGGCGGTGGTGCAGGACGTTCCCGGCGTGACGAGGGACCGGGTGTCCTACGAGGCGCTGTGGACCGGACGCCGCTTCGTCGTGCAGGACACGGGGGGATGGGAGCCCGACGCCAAGGGTTTGCAGCGGCTGGTGGCCGAGCAGGCGTCGGTGGCCATGCGCACCGCCGATGCGGTGGTCCTGGTGGTGGACGCCACCGTGGGCGCCACCGCCGCCGACGAGGCCGCGGCCCGCATCCTGCTCCGGTCGGGTAAACCAGTCTTCTTGGCCGCCAACAAGGTCGACAACGATAAGGCAGAAGCCGACGCGGCAGCGTTGTGGTCGCTGGGTCTCGGTGAGCCGCACGCGATCAGCGCGATGCACGGTCGCGGCGTCGCCGATCTGCTCGACGCGGTGCTGGCCGCGATGCCGGTGGTGTCCGAAGCGGCGCCGGCGCCGGGCGGTCCCCGGCGGGTGGCGCTGGTCGGCAAGCCCAACGTCGGCAAGAGCTCGCTGCTGAACAAGCTTGCGGGGGACCAACGTTCGGTGGTGCACGAGGTCGCCGGGACGACGGTGGATCCCGTGGACTCGCTCATCGAATTGGGCGGCAGGGTGTGGCGGTTCGTCGACACCGCCGGCCTGCGGCGCAAGGTCGGCCAGGCCAGCGGGCACGAGTTCTACGCCTCGGTGCGCACCCACTCGGCCATCGATGCCGCCGAGGTGGTGATCGTGCTGATCGACGCGTCGGAGCCGTTGACCGAACAGGATCAGCGGGTGTTGTCGATGGTGATCGAGGCCGGCCGCGCGCTGGTGCTGGCCTTCAACAAGTGGGACCTGGTCGATGAGGACCGTCGCGAACTGCTGGAGCGCGAGATCGACCGCGAGCTGACGCAGCTGCGGTGGGCGCAGCGGGTCAACGTCTCCGCCAAGACGGGTCGGGCGGTGCAGAAGCTGGTGCCGGCGATGGAAACCGCGCTGGCGTCCTGGGACACCAGGATTGCGACCGGCCCGCTGAATTCCTGGCTCAAGGAGGTCGTCGCGGCGACGCCGCCGCCGGTGCGTGGGGGCAAGCAGCCGCGCATCCTCTTCGCCACCCAGGCCACCGCACGCCCGCCGACGTTCGTGCTGTTCACCACGGGTTTTCTGGAGGCCGGCTATCGGCGTTTCCTGGAGCGGCGGCTGCGCGAGACGTTCGGCTTCGAGGGCAGCCCGATCCGGATCAACGTGCGGGTCCGCGAAAAGCGGGGGCCGAAGCGGCGTTAA
- a CDS encoding cytochrome P450 family protein has protein sequence MGASIVLDSPAIVANPFPVYEQLRREAPVYRTRMSYLGEADVYALSRYRDCVDLLTDDRMRRTIERPEPLLPVPKAFQLLTTDSMLVKDRPEHSRLRKLASRTFGRKAIARMSERIDAITGDLLDAFTPGQQIDLQADYAAPVTFTVLSQMVCADEADQARFPEINQMLGALGMPQYGIGQMLAKAEGTAAFVREMIERRRAEPADDIVTMLVHANEDGDTLSDDEIVAMLFLLVVADSETTFSLIANGVAALLTHPDQLDLLKTRPDLIDSAVEEILRYTGTIGSTEVFHPQEDIELHGVTIPRGARILPLLASANRDPAVFDDPDTFDITRTPNRHIAFSKGAHFCLGAKLARMEAGIAISNLISKFPEMRLAVDPDDLEIARVPILRRFTSLPVVLN, from the coding sequence GTGGGCGCCTCGATTGTGTTGGACAGCCCGGCCATTGTGGCCAACCCGTTCCCGGTCTATGAGCAGTTACGTCGGGAAGCCCCGGTCTATCGAACTCGGATGAGCTATCTGGGCGAAGCTGACGTCTATGCGCTGTCCCGGTACCGGGACTGCGTCGATCTGCTCACCGACGATCGCATGCGCCGGACTATCGAAAGGCCTGAGCCACTGCTGCCGGTACCCAAGGCATTTCAGCTATTGACCACCGACAGCATGCTCGTCAAAGACCGACCGGAGCATTCGCGGCTGCGCAAGCTGGCCAGTCGCACGTTCGGCCGGAAAGCCATCGCCCGTATGTCAGAGCGCATCGACGCCATCACCGGCGACCTGCTCGACGCGTTCACCCCCGGCCAGCAGATCGACCTGCAGGCCGACTACGCGGCGCCAGTCACATTCACCGTGCTCAGCCAGATGGTCTGCGCTGATGAAGCCGACCAGGCCCGCTTCCCCGAGATCAATCAGATGCTCGGGGCGCTGGGAATGCCCCAATATGGGATTGGGCAGATGTTGGCCAAGGCAGAGGGCACGGCCGCGTTCGTGCGCGAAATGATTGAGCGGCGCCGGGCCGAGCCGGCCGATGACATCGTGACCATGTTGGTCCACGCGAACGAGGACGGCGACACGCTGTCCGACGACGAAATCGTCGCGATGTTGTTTCTGCTGGTGGTCGCCGACTCGGAAACCACCTTCAGCCTGATCGCCAATGGCGTCGCCGCTCTGCTGACCCACCCCGACCAACTTGATCTGCTCAAAACCCGCCCGGATCTGATCGATTCTGCGGTCGAGGAGATCCTGCGCTATACCGGCACCATCGGGAGCACCGAAGTGTTCCACCCCCAGGAGGACATCGAGTTGCATGGGGTCACCATCCCGCGCGGGGCGAGGATCCTCCCGTTGTTGGCCTCGGCAAACCGCGACCCCGCGGTGTTCGACGATCCCGATACTTTCGACATCACCCGCACCCCCAACCGCCACATCGCCTTCAGCAAAGGCGCACACTTCTGCCTGGGCGCGAAACTTGCTCGGATGGAAGCAGGTATCGCGATCTCGAACCTGATCAGCAAATTCCCAGAAATGCGACTGGCCGTCGACCCCGATGACTTGGAGATCGCGCGGGTGCCGATTCTGAGACGCTTCACCAGCCTGCCCGTCGTCCTCAACTGA
- the cmk gene encoding (d)CMP kinase — MSGNGIAVAIDGPAGTGKSSVSQGLARALGARYLDTGAMYRMVTLAVLRAGIDPTDAEAVGQIGEAVRMSVDPDPAGDRYCLDGEDVSSEIRGDAVTRAVSAVSSVPAVRARLVGLQRAMAAGPGSVVVEGRDIGTVVLPDAPVKIFLTASAETRARRRNDQNVASGLVDDYEGVLADVRRRDHLDSTRPVSPLRAAPDAVIVDTSEMTEAQVIAHLLELVKQRSGAVR, encoded by the coding sequence GTGAGTGGCAACGGGATCGCTGTCGCCATCGACGGTCCGGCCGGAACCGGGAAGTCTTCGGTGTCACAGGGATTGGCGCGTGCGCTGGGGGCGCGCTACCTGGACACCGGCGCGATGTACCGGATGGTGACGCTGGCGGTGCTGCGCGCCGGAATCGACCCGACGGACGCCGAAGCCGTCGGGCAGATCGGGGAGGCGGTGCGGATGTCGGTGGACCCCGATCCCGCCGGGGATCGCTACTGCCTTGACGGAGAGGATGTTTCGTCCGAGATCCGCGGCGACGCAGTCACCCGCGCGGTCTCGGCGGTGTCGTCGGTTCCCGCCGTGCGGGCCCGGCTCGTCGGGCTGCAGCGGGCGATGGCCGCCGGCCCGGGCAGCGTCGTCGTCGAGGGCCGGGACATCGGGACCGTGGTCTTGCCCGACGCGCCCGTGAAGATCTTCCTGACCGCGTCGGCCGAAACCCGGGCGCGGCGGCGCAACGATCAGAACGTCGCGTCGGGTCTGGTCGACGACTATGAGGGCGTGCTGGCCGACGTGCGCCGCCGCGACCATCTCGATTCCACCCGGCCGGTGTCGCCGCTGCGCGCGGCCCCCGACGCGGTGATCGTCGACACCAGCGAGATGACCGAGGCTCAGGTGATCGCTCACCTGCTGGAGTTGGTCAAGCAGCGAAGCGGGGCGGTGCGGTGA
- a CDS encoding HigA family addiction module antitoxin produces the protein MADFAPTHSGEILKTEFLDPLGISQYRIAKTIDVPPRRINEIVHGKRGISADTALRLSRALGLSDMFWINIQAHYDAEIAREHIGTELATIERIS, from the coding sequence ATGGCCGACTTCGCGCCCACCCATTCCGGCGAGATTCTCAAGACCGAATTCCTTGACCCGCTGGGCATCTCGCAGTATCGGATCGCCAAAACGATCGATGTGCCACCCCGCCGTATCAACGAGATCGTGCACGGCAAACGCGGCATCAGCGCCGACACCGCGCTGCGGCTTTCGCGTGCACTAGGACTGAGCGACATGTTCTGGATCAACATACAGGCGCACTACGACGCCGAAATCGCTCGTGAACATATCGGGACAGAACTCGCCACCATCGAGCGCATCAGCTGA